A single Candidatus Deferrimicrobiaceae bacterium DNA region contains:
- a CDS encoding prepilin-type N-terminal cleavage/methylation domain-containing protein produces MRNRKGFTLLEILVALAILSGTLVVAFRISSDGIAMQARSEGWLKATLLGEAEIRKSLTTFPGTGESEGKFDAPDDRYRWQLNVTQALHEDAREVHLTVVWTENGTDERILLSGLAVR; encoded by the coding sequence ATGCGTAACAGGAAAGGGTTCACGCTGCTCGAGATCCTCGTGGCGCTGGCGATCCTGTCAGGAACCCTCGTCGTCGCATTCCGGATCTCCTCCGACGGGATTGCCATGCAGGCGCGTTCCGAAGGCTGGCTCAAGGCCACGCTCCTCGGGGAGGCCGAGATCCGGAAATCGCTGACGACATTCCCCGGGACGGGAGAATCGGAGGGGAAGTTCGACGCTCCCGACGACCGCTATCGTTGGCAGCTGAACGTCACCCAGGCGCTCCACGAAGATGCCCGCGAGGTCCATCTCACGGTGGTCTGGACCGAAAACGGCACGGACGAGCGGATCCTCCTTTCGGGGCTAGCGGTCCGATGA